GAGTTCGAGTCGCCGGTCCTGCACGATCAGGAGCGTGACGGCGAGACCGTCACGCCCGTCGATCTCGTCGCCGAGCTGTCCACGGCCAACGAGTAGGTGGCGAACCGATGAGCTACGTACTGAAACGGCTCGGCCAATCCGTGCTCACCGTCTTCGTGGTGATCTCGGCCAGCTTCGGTCTCATCCGACTCCTCCCGGGCGGCCCGCTCGCGTACCTCCGGGCACAAGCGCTCCAGCAGGGAGGAAGCTCCCTATCGACGGCCGAGATCAACGCGCGGATCGCCGCCCAGACCAACATCGCGGTATCCGAACCGCTGTACGTCCAGTACTTCCAGTACATGGCCGCGATGCTGCAAGGGGATTTCGGCGTTTCCACGCGGTACGGCGACCCGGTGATGTCGATCATCGGGCCGGCAATCCCGTGGACCGTTTTCCTGACAGCATCGGCGTTGTTCCTCGCGTTCACCGTCGGGGTGTCGCTGGGTGCGTTCATGGCCTACCGCGAGGGATCGACGTTCGACGTTACCAGCACGGGTGTCGGTCTTGTGCTGAATTCGACGCCCGGGTACGTCCTCGCGCTGCTGTTCATCTCGTATCTCGGATACCGAATGGAGCTGTTCCCGACCGGCGGACGGTACGCGTCCGAGTTGACGGTCGGGTTCAACCTCCCGTTCATCGCGAGCGTGCTCCACCACGGGGC
This sequence is a window from Halobaculum roseum. Protein-coding genes within it:
- a CDS encoding ABC transporter permease, which codes for MSYVLKRLGQSVLTVFVVISASFGLIRLLPGGPLAYLRAQALQQGGSSLSTAEINARIAAQTNIAVSEPLYVQYFQYMAAMLQGDFGVSTRYGDPVMSIIGPAIPWTVFLTASALFLAFTVGVSLGAFMAYREGSTFDVTSTGVGLVLNSTPGYVLALLFISYLGYRMELFPTGGRYASELTVGFNLPFIASVLHHGALPILSMALVGFGGWALSMRGNSIRVLGEDYLRVARLRGLSTRRIAMRYVARNAILPMYTGLMIAIGTVFGGAVIIENIFAYPGVGFYLIQGINARDYPLMMGGFIIITVAMVIGITIADLTYGWLDPRAKGGATRESY